In the genome of Monomorium pharaonis isolate MP-MQ-018 unplaced genomic scaffold, ASM1337386v2 scaffold_266, whole genome shotgun sequence, the window tgaagtcattcgcaagagaaacgtatacgcaaatactcgctctaacagaaagttgtaagtttattggttaatagccatacgatagccaataaattttcaacttttctgtaagaacagaatttgcgaatacgtttctcttgcgaatgaattcaagaatcgagcatctgtgtttttgctttattatcgtcgtgtatatttttaaataatttttaaataaattaacatttgtagCAAATCAACGCAGCTGTTAGGAGGGAAATgcaaaaggaaaggaaaaaagcgTACGCTGTTGGAACGTACGGACAACATGGTTCTGCGTACGTTTCATCAGCGTACGCTTCCACAGGATACGCCGCAGCACCACCGCCGCCTCCACTGTCATATCCGCTGCCTCCACCGTCGTACCTACCACCGCCGCCTCTACCGTCGTATCCGCCGCCTCCAGTGTCGTATCCGCCTCCAATGTATCCGTATTATTATCGcggttattattaaaagagatgtaatttttttataaataaaaatttttaattgaatacgTCCTgaggctcgattcttgaagtcattcgcaagaaaaacgtttacgcaaatactcgttctaacagaaaagttgcaagtttattggttaaaagccatacgatagccaataaattttcaacttttctgtaagaacagaatttgcgaattcaagaatcgagcacgtgtttttgctttattatacacattattatatacattgagtgcgttcggggagacgctattagcgctaccagcatcagtccatcttcattactcattaaaagtagaacaaggataaactaatgctgatagcgctaataacGTCTCCCTGAACGCACCCATCAttcacataataaaattattatgaaacaaccaacatttctttgtttctccgctaaaacaattttatcaattgtaGAATAGATTctttcttccgtgttatggctcaAGCGGTTCGAGCTCTTCCTTTGACGCGGtctcatttgcataatttaaaaaattaatatcttgattatttgTAAACCAAACCCAACTTAACCTAACTCAAGATCTAATCAAAGACGAtgttggatttttatgtttatctcgattttttttacatttttatgaatattgaGCCACATGGGCtgcggtccacttgacgctacaaatgcttTAAAGCGTTTTTGACCAAtcgaaacaaagatttttacaaattaaccAATCAAAGACTGCTTCGAAACGTTTGTAGCATCAAGTGGACCGTAGCCATGGTCAGGGACACCTTGTAGATTTACATGTTTACATGCTACTATCTAGCTGTAGCTGAGTGAGAATAAGAAGAGTAAGGGTCGCTTCACACTGTACGGCACGTATTGGAAATGATACGAACCGACCCTGACaagacaaaatattaaacatgcGTTTTTACtaagacagcacacaatatttataaaatatttacaaaatatttataatatttatttaaatattttataaatatttatccaaatattttataaatatttttgtggtgtTAGATTTGACatatcataaagatttatcataaatataataaaaatataaaatatttataaatatttacaaaatattatttatactaatctttattttttatttaccataaatattgtataaaatatgtaatctagattgtaatatgttaaataacaattttttcttcatgtatataaaatatgtataaaatatttatatataatatttagaaaaaaaaaattaataagtgtttataaatttttatcatgaatattgtgtgctgtctgggtaatGCGACTGTTCATATACATCAACATTGGCCAACACATTTCGTCAACGGAATCTATCAATAATTGCATAACGcatgttttaacattttgcattGATCaggtttataattttgtcgTCGGTACGGGATGGTCTGTATCGTATATTGTGAACCGACCCTAATAGAGTGCGACAGCGGCGCCGAAATTTTCagacataaaatttttgcagtcgtataacttttttattagaattactACGCTCAATCAGAAGGCGTAGTAttgtttctaaatgttttctcaaGGACGACCCAGGCTTGATTTATGTATACaagatctaaaatttttacatcaagtacattttattataagtccACGTCAGAAATTTTTACAGGTTCTGATGGTACGTATACCGTGTTCATAAGACCGATTTGTAATAAAGCAGCATGGCGATAAGCGGATGATTACCTACCAATCTACGGATTCGGGTTAGATTTCCGgcgcactttttttttttatttacaatctgcaaaaaagttttattgacGTAAGacaagatttataaatttttgtaaatttttcctgtataaaataattttttttctattccaaTAAAGctcaattattatgtattttgcgattatttttttatacgtatcgTATCCGAAATAAAAGGGACAAATATAACGCTATTTCAATGacacaattttcttttgcattGTGTAAAAGGTATGGAACGGACGAACCATTCGTACGGTCAGGTCAAGAAATTAACAACGatgaatctttaaatttttcatttttcaatatttttgattttatataaactataaaataaaattgtcattgaaatagtgttatatttttccttttcatttcggatacatataaaaaattaactgtaaaataaataataattatggtttggtaaaaaaaaaattattttatatagaaaaaatttttaaccataaatattgttacattaataaaaatttttcacagattgtattaaaaaataaaaaagaaagaaactacGGCAGGAATTGAACTCGGATCGACAGATCGGTAGGTCTCGCCCACTGCCCGTCGCCACACAACGCTCTTGTAGATCGATCTTATGGACACGGTATATGAGCGGCGCCCGCGTGATAAACATATGCCGAAAAAGTTCAGACGCCGCGATCTCGGAGTCAGCTGAGCGCGCTCACGCCGAACCGACCGAACGTAGCCGAGCACGCGACAGTTTAGTGGTTCACGGAGCGCGATGTGTGCGTGAATGTGCTTGAGTTCGGGCCTGGAA includes:
- the LOC118648183 gene encoding proline-rich antigen-like, which encodes MTRKQINAAVRREMQKERKKAYAVGTYGQHGSAYVSSAYASTGYAAAPPPPPLSYPLPPPSYLPPPPLPSYPPPPVSYPPPMYPYYYRGYY